The genome window GCATAGCATGAAAAGTCACGTCCCCGAGCACCTGGATTGGAGGAAAAAGGGAGCCGTCACCGGTGTTAGGAACCAAGGTCAATGCGGTAAGCATCAGGATATGCAACAACTCGTCTGTAGAACTCGTCGATGTTCGTGTTTATGGTGTTCTTGATGCGAGCAGGGTCTTGTTGGGCCTTCTCCGCGGTGGCAGCGATCGAGGGAATCACCTACATCAAGACCGGCAAACTGATTCCGCTGTCAGAGCAAGAGCTGGTGGACTGTGACATCAACGGGAAAAACCATGGTTGCAGTGGAGGGTTCATGCAAAATGCCTTCGAGTTCGTCCGAAGCAACCATGGGTTGACTTCCGAGTCCAAGTACCCTTACAAAGGCTTCCAGGAAGAGTGCAGAGGCAACCAACTCCACGACCATGTCTCCACCATTTCCGGCTACAAAGCCGTGACCGCCAGGAGCGAGCACAGCCTGTTGGAGGCCGTGGCGAAGCAGCCGGTGTCGGTGGCAATAGACGCCGGCGGATTCGGCTTCCAGTTCTACTCGCATGGCATCTTCGACGGCCCCTGTGGGTCGAGTCTCAACCATGGCGTGTTGGCGGTCGGATATGGAACCACGGATAAGGACATGTTCTGGATCGTGAAGAATTCATGGGGTGCAGGTTGGGGAGAAGACGGCTACATCAGGATGAGCCGTGATGTCTTGGACTCCGAAGGCTTATGTGGGATCGCCACGAGAGCCTCTTATCCCACAAAGTAGTATGCCCTCTTCCCATGGCAATAAAATCTGGAAGAAGACCCACCATCGTACTAATATCTTTCTTTGTGTACTCCCATTCATAAACACAAAGCTCAATCTACCACGACAGAGATCTGAGGAGGTGGAGAAGGGACAGCAAATCTTTGGCTGGGATTTCTTTTGTTGGCAGTAGCAAACCTTTTTGCCTATTACAAGCAAAGCTAAAGAAGGATTCCATTCCATCACGACCTCGTTCCCCACAAGAACACTACTCTTCTCGTCGTCACCTTCATATCTCTTACGTTCTCGAACACAACTGCACCGCGAACATCATGtcgttcttccttctcttctgcgTCGTAACGGCGGCTACGTGCCTTCTCCTTGCCTGTCCCGTCCACACCAACCAGATCGAGTATTGCGGTGATCGCCTTCGCCTCACTTTCTTTCTTACCATTTAAACTGTTTCCAAATCGATtactcctttctttcttttgggagaagaagaagaaagatttcCTCATCTACGCTCACGAATCTGTTTGGTTCCGTGTGATCGGATGACATATTTCAGGAATTCCTCTTAAATTGAGATAGATTGTGATCTCTCAAATAATTTTACAGACAAGAAAGCCAGCTACCAGGTGACGGTCAAGGGGGTCGAGATAAATCCCAACCCGATTGCGCGAGGCCAACCTGCTACCTTCAAGATATCAGCAATCACTGGTAAGCTCGACACTGGATTTTACTCGTTCTCCTGTGCTGTTCTCGTGGTGATGAGATACAAAAAGACATGATCTATGAGATAAAGGCTCCTCTCTAATGCAGCAGTGGCATGATCGAGACTTTGAGATTGTGATGCAGGGGGTGACATAAACAAAGGGAAACTGGTGATCGATGTCAAGTATTTTGGCATGCACATCCACCAGGAGACGCTTGACCTCTGCAAAGAGACGTCTTGCCCAGTTTCCACCGGGGACTTCCGGCTATCCCATCAACAGACGCTCCCATCATTCACTCCACCAGTAAGTCaacctacctacctacctacctacctacctatTTCTGATCTTTAATCTTTGTCGCTGTTACTTGTTTTGTGACAAATGGATTCAGAAGGATCAACCAAGACAACATGTTTCCTTCTTTTTATCTTCTTCCACATCACAGGGTTCATACACACTGATCATGAAGATCCTTGGAGAGGAGGACAAGCAGTTGACATGCTTCAACTTTGATTTCAGCATTGGGTTCACCGAACCAGATTGGATTCTCGTATATTGAATACAAAAACATTGGTGTGCTTGGGCTGTTCTAAGATTTGACCTGGTCAGACATTATGGGTTCGAATCTCATGGTTTTGGATCTTGAAGCAAGTTTGTCGATTCATACATTACATTTCATGTTTGGGATCATTTGTTTCCCCTcccaccgccccccccccccccctttttttggtTATACTACTAATCGAAATATATGTGCATTAGATATCCGACATGATATAACAATCCGAATTCATATTTGTCATTTCCCATTATTGAATGGCGTATATAGCGATATATTTTTCCAATTTACTTTCAATCCAAGTAATCTTACACATTCATCTTTCGTATTTGCATGCATTTCAATGCCTGGT of Musa acuminata AAA Group cultivar baxijiao chromosome BXJ2-3, Cavendish_Baxijiao_AAA, whole genome shotgun sequence contains these proteins:
- the LOC103978336 gene encoding phosphatidylglycerol/phosphatidylinositol transfer protein isoform X1, which translates into the protein MSFFLLFCVVTAATCLLLACPVHTNQIEYCDKKASYQVTVKGVEINPNPIARGQPATFKISAITGGDINKGKLVIDVKYFGMHIHQETLDLCKETSCPVSTGDFRLSHQQTLPSFTPPKDQPRQHVSFFLSSSTSQGSYTLIMKILGEEDKQLTCFNFDFSIGFTEPDWILVY
- the LOC103978336 gene encoding phosphatidylglycerol/phosphatidylinositol transfer protein isoform X2 → MSFFLLFCVVTAATCLLLACPVHTNQIEYCDKKASYQVTVKGVEINPNPIARGQPATFKISAITGGDINKGKLVIDVKYFGMHIHQETLDLCKETSCPVSTGDFRLSHQQTLPSFTPPGSYTLIMKILGEEDKQLTCFNFDFSIGFTEPDWILVY
- the LOC135607664 gene encoding ervatamin-B-like; its protein translation is MGDGKLLNSFLALSLFFALCPPSTVSRDAVRDRYEGWIARHGLTYKDKKEKEQRFKIYQSNFLKISKFNAEDHGYKLTDNRFADMTNEEFRAKHMCLTDDPQTPPPPVETVDISSNSSHSMKSHVPEHLDWRKKGAVTGVRNQGQCGSCWAFSAVAAIEGITYIKTGKLIPLSEQELVDCDINGKNHGCSGGFMQNAFEFVRSNHGLTSESKYPYKGFQEECRGNQLHDHVSTISGYKAVTARSEHSLLEAVAKQPVSVAIDAGGFGFQFYSHGIFDGPCGSSLNHGVLAVGYGTTDKDMFWIVKNSWGAGWGEDGYIRMSRDVLDSEGLCGIATRASYPTK